The sequence below is a genomic window from Flavobacterium lipolyticum.
TGATTAAGAAATTAACCTCCTTACTGTTGGCTTCTAAAACAATCTTTTCGTTTTTCTGATCTAAATTGGTTTCTTCCAGTTTATCGGAAATTGTTTTAAGCGATTTTGTAATATAAGTCGATAAAAAATAAGCCAATCCAAAAGCCACAATCAGCATGAAGGAATATACCTGACTTAAGCGAATCAAAAAGGTATTGAGCTCATTATCGTAGTACCCATCGTCTTCTAAATAGGGAAGGTTTAGAATCCCCAGCGGTTTGAACTTTTCGTCTTTAATCAAACTGTAAGACGATCTGTTTTTAACACCATCAATGGTTTTAATATCTACAAAACGTTTTTCGATAGAAGAGCGCACTAATTTCAGGATGTATTCGGGAATTGGAGGAGCAACTTTATCAACAGCGAAAGACTCCTTTGAGGACTTCAATAATTTCCCGTCAAGACTGTAAATATTGATTTCGATTTTATGAATCTGAGCCAGTTCGTGAATTTTATCTTTAAAAATCAAATCCAGGTTGGCGGTTTTTAAAGGATATGTTGTTGTGGAAAGCACATAATTGATGTGTTCTTTTACGGCATTTTCTTTGCGCTCGAGACGTTCCTGATGGTATTCTTTTGCCTCGTTTTTAAACTGAATAATGGAAATAGAAGCTAATAAAAACGATGCCACAACAATCAATACAATCATTGACAGGAAAATCCTGACACGCAGCGAAAGCATTGACATTTTGAAGTTGTTAAACATATTTAGTTATTAGTGAAGAGTTATTAGTGAAGAGTAAAAGTTTAAAAACTAATTACTAATCACTTTTTACTAATTACTTTTTTTCTCTTATTCTTTTATAAAATCTAAATCCCAACATAATCAGAACTGAAAATAAAATGATTCCGATCACACCAAAAATCCAGTTGATGGCACTTTTTAAAACTACTAAAAAAACTACTGCAAATAGTATGATGGTAGCGCCTTCATTCCATAAACGCATGAAGTTGTTGGAATATTTCACCTCATCGTTTTGTAATTGTTTAAAAATCTGATGGCATTTTAGATGATACAGGTAAAGTAAAAAAACAAAACACAATTTCACATGCATCCAGGGCATTTTAAGCCAGGCATTTCCTAAATCGGTAAAAAGCAGCATCCAAAAAGCAAAAATACTCGCCAATACTGCTGACGGCCATGTAATAATGTACCACAAACGATAGGCCATTATTTTGTACTGTGCCTGCAAAATTTCTTTCTCGGGAGATGGTTTTTCACTGGCTTCAATTTGATATACAAACAAACGAACAATGTAAAATAGTCCTGCAAACCAGGTAATCACAAAAATAAGATGCAGTGATTTTAAATAGTTATAGTATTCCATTATTTATCATCAGTATTAGATTGTAATAATTTTTCAAATTCTTGCTCCGTCGGGAGATATTTCGCTATGTTTTCAGGTAATTGACGATAATTATATGTTGCCACACCAATTGGTTTATTTGCCATCTCTAAAGCATATTCTACAGTGAGCTTACTTTTAGTTTTACAAAGTAGTATGCCAATACTTTGATTGTCTTCCGGATATTTAATTGTTTTATCTAACAATTGTAAATACCAATTTAACTGTTGACTATGTTCTGGTTTAAATTCCGACGTTTTAAGTTCAATTGCAATCATCGACTTTAGTTTTCGATGATAAAAAAGAATATCAATAAAATATTCCTTTTCATCCAATTCCAGTCTAAATTGTTTTCCCATAAAAGCAAAATCATTTCCAAACTGTCCTAATGTCCTTGTAATGTTATTCACAATTGCATTCTCTAATTCTCTTTCTGTATGAATATCCTCCAAATTTAAAAAGGAAAGATTATACTCATCTTTAAATTCTAATCGATAGTCAATTAATTTATTTTCAGCAATCGTACTAGAAAAATTGCTTTGAAAATCATTTGCTTTTGCAAAACTGTCAAATCGTATTTCTTCTTCTAAAACAGCTCTGCTCCATCCTCTTTCTAGACATTTTTGCAGATAAAAACTTCTCCTTTCAGAGTCTTTCAATTTAGAAAATATAATATTTGTATGTCCCCAAGGTATTTTGGCCACAGCTTGTGTCCAAATTGAATTACGTTCTATCTCCTCATAAATAAGCTTCATTCTTCTTAAATTTCGCGAGGAGAATCCTTTTACACCAGAATATTCAATCTGTAAGTCTTTAGATAAGTTATCCACAATACTTTCACCCCAACCCAATTTCGACCTTTCAGAGAGCACTTTTCCAAAGTCTAAATACATCAAAATCATCTCTGTATTAACTAAAGATAGACTCTTATACTGAGCCAATTTAATTCTTTCTTTTAGCAGAAGAAGTGTTTCATGGTAATTAACAGGTAAGTTCTCCACCGATAAATTTATTTAGAAACCCAATCGTTAATCCAGTTACCTACCGTTTGGCACCATTCGTCGTCGTCATTCAAACAAGGTATTGCCAAAAACTCCTCGCCTCCGTTTGCTTCAAAATCTTCTTTGGCACGCATAGCGATTTCCTCTAAAGTTTCTAAACAATCCGAAACGAAAGCTGGTGTTACAACGGCTAAATTTTTGATTCCTTTTGCTGGCATCTTATCAATTTCAACATCCGTATAAGGCTCCAGCCATTTGTCTCCCGCCAAACGTGACTGAAAAGTTAAGCTATACTTATCTTCAGAAAGTCCTAATAACTTTACGACTTGCCTGGTTGTTTCATAACATTGATGACGGTAGCAAAAATCATGCGCCGGTGAAGGGGTGTTGCAACAAGATCCGTCAATTTTACAGTGTGATTTCGTCACATCGGTTTTACGAATATGACGTTCCGGGATTCCGTGGTACGAGAACAATAAATGATCGTAATCAAAACCAACCAAATGTTTCTGAATAGAATCGGCCAGATTCTTGATATAATCCGGTTTATTGTAAAACGCAGGAACATCAGTAAAAGTCATTTGTGGAAATTTCTTTTTACGAATTTCTTCTGCCTTAACTAAAATAGTCAAAGTCGAAGCCATTGCGTATTGTGGGTATAAAGGGAAAAGCAATACCTCTGTAACACCTTTTTCATATAATTCCTGAAGCCCTTTTTCGATGGTCATACTTCCGTAACGCATTGCTAAAGCAACCGGTACATTTACCAAAGGCTGAACCTTTTTTTGCATTCTTTCAGAAAGCACGACCAAAGGAGAACCTTCATCCCACCATATTTTCGCATAAGCATGTGCTGATTCTTCCGGTCTTTTTCTTAAAATAATCCCTCGAACCAACAAAGCTCTTAACAAATACGGAACATCGATCACGTATTTATCCATTAAAAATTCGTCTAAGTATGGTTTTACATCTTTTGGTTCCGGGCTTTCCGGAGATCCTAAGTTTACTAATAATACGCCTTTCATTATGTTTTTTTTGCTTTAGGCTTTAAGCTCTAAGCTTTAAGCTTTTAATATGTTTGTTTTAAAAAATTTCGTCAAAAGTAGAACTTCAAACTTTTTAGAAATATGATAAATGTTACTTTTTGTTTATTGTCAAATATCAAAAATTGATTCGTTAGAAATTTTCACGCAGATTTCGCAGATACTTTCAAGTTCATTTCTGAAATTGCCCCGGCACTTTATTATCGTTCCGGTTGTTTAAAACTTAAACATTTGCATTAATCGACATCAAATACTTTTTCGGAGTTGTAGCAAACTTCTTTTTAAATGCCGCAATAAAATGACTCCCTGTACTGTAACCAATTTTTAGCCCTACCTCATTTACGTTATAAGAACCACTGTCGAGTAATTTTCGGGCGAAATCCATTTTGTAATCAAACAAGAATCCATAAACCGTATCGCCATAAATTTGTTTGAAACCCATTTTAAGTTTCTTAAGATTCAGGCCAATCTCATCCGCCAGTTCCTGCAAACCTGGTGGCTCAGCCATATTAGCAATGATAATTTCTTTGGCTCTTCTTATTTTCAAAACATTATCTTCATCAATCAAAAACGGACATTGTTCTGCATTTGGATCTTCGGTTCGGTTGAAATACAGACTGAGTAATTCATATCCCTTTCCCTTATAATAAAGGTTTTTTATGGACGGATGCAGGTTGTAATGAAACAGCTGACTCAACACAATAGCCATAGAGGGACTAATATTTCCTTCGTTATAATATTTTTTGTCCTTATTATCAGGACTTAAAAAAGTAATATAATCTGCTTCGGCAGAAAACAACGCGTGAAATTTTTTGATCGATACGATTACCGAAATCACCCAGGAATTTGGAGAAAGTTCTAAATTCAATGGTAATTCTTTTTGTGGATTGTACAAAAGGAGCGATTTTTCTTCTTTCAATTCCAGAGCATAAGTTCCCTGATTGAACAAAAATTTAGCATTGCCTTTTATCCCGAAATGAAACTGTATCAGACCACTACCTACTTCGTGCTGCCCCAAAAAGAGCTCTGAACTGTCGTTTTGAAAACGGATCAGCGTAAAGTCATCTTCGATTTTAATAATTTCCTGAGAACTCATAGCGATATTTTTTTGAAACAAAAATTAGCGTAAATGCAAAATGTTATTTAGAATCACTCTAAACAAACCTTTTCTAACAACTTGATTTTGCTACAAAAATACTTCTTTTTGCATAAAAACAGCTGTTTAGAAACAAAAAAACATGTAGCGATACAAAAAGTACTTTTAGCGTTATTTTTCTAAACACTATAATGATAATTTTGTTGCACTTTTATGAAAGTGAATTTATGGAAAACAATAACGTACCGAAACACCTTTATTTTTATTCAGTTGGTCTGAGTTATAAAAAAGCTGATGCTGAGGTCAGAGGTCAATTTAGTCTGGATGCAGTTGCCAAAACACATTTGTTGGAACAGGCTAAAAAAGAGGGAATAGAAAGTTTAATTGTCACTTCGACTTGCAACAGAACCGAGATCTACGGTTTTGCAGAACATCCTTTTCAATTAATAAAGTTAATTTGCGATAATAGTAACGGATCTGTTGATGCTTTTCAGAAAGTAGGATTCGTTTATAAAAATCAGGAGGCGATCAATCATATGTTTCGCGTAGGAACCGGCTTAGACAGTCAGATCTTAGGTGATTTTGAAATTATCTCTCAAATCAAAACCAGTTTTACCCATTCGAAATCAATGGGTTTAGCCAATGCTTTTTTGGAAAGACTGGTAAACGCTGTGATTCAGGCGAGTAAAAAAATCAAGAACGAAACAGAAATCAGTTCAGGAGCTACTTCGGTTTCTTTTGCGTCGGTACAATACATTATT
It includes:
- the hemH gene encoding ferrochelatase, giving the protein MKGVLLVNLGSPESPEPKDVKPYLDEFLMDKYVIDVPYLLRALLVRGIILRKRPEESAHAYAKIWWDEGSPLVVLSERMQKKVQPLVNVPVALAMRYGSMTIEKGLQELYEKGVTEVLLFPLYPQYAMASTLTILVKAEEIRKKKFPQMTFTDVPAFYNKPDYIKNLADSIQKHLVGFDYDHLLFSYHGIPERHIRKTDVTKSHCKIDGSCCNTPSPAHDFCYRHQCYETTRQVVKLLGLSEDKYSLTFQSRLAGDKWLEPYTDVEIDKMPAKGIKNLAVVTPAFVSDCLETLEEIAMRAKEDFEANGGEEFLAIPCLNDDDEWCQTVGNWINDWVSK
- a CDS encoding CopD family protein produces the protein MEYYNYLKSLHLIFVITWFAGLFYIVRLFVYQIEASEKPSPEKEILQAQYKIMAYRLWYIITWPSAVLASIFAFWMLLFTDLGNAWLKMPWMHVKLCFVFLLYLYHLKCHQIFKQLQNDEVKYSNNFMRLWNEGATIILFAVVFLVVLKSAINWIFGVIGIILFSVLIMLGFRFYKRIREKK
- a CDS encoding PDDEXK nuclease domain-containing protein, with amino-acid sequence MENLPVNYHETLLLLKERIKLAQYKSLSLVNTEMILMYLDFGKVLSERSKLGWGESIVDNLSKDLQIEYSGVKGFSSRNLRRMKLIYEEIERNSIWTQAVAKIPWGHTNIIFSKLKDSERRSFYLQKCLERGWSRAVLEEEIRFDSFAKANDFQSNFSSTIAENKLIDYRLEFKDEYNLSFLNLEDIHTERELENAIVNNITRTLGQFGNDFAFMGKQFRLELDEKEYFIDILFYHRKLKSMIAIELKTSEFKPEHSQQLNWYLQLLDKTIKYPEDNQSIGILLCKTKSKLTVEYALEMANKPIGVATYNYRQLPENIAKYLPTEQEFEKLLQSNTDDK
- a CDS encoding AraC family transcriptional regulator yields the protein MSSQEIIKIEDDFTLIRFQNDSSELFLGQHEVGSGLIQFHFGIKGNAKFLFNQGTYALELKEEKSLLLYNPQKELPLNLELSPNSWVISVIVSIKKFHALFSAEADYITFLSPDNKDKKYYNEGNISPSMAIVLSQLFHYNLHPSIKNLYYKGKGYELLSLYFNRTEDPNAEQCPFLIDEDNVLKIRRAKEIIIANMAEPPGLQELADEIGLNLKKLKMGFKQIYGDTVYGFLFDYKMDFARKLLDSGSYNVNEVGLKIGYSTGSHFIAAFKKKFATTPKKYLMSINANV